Proteins from a genomic interval of Bradyrhizobium sp. CCBAU 53340:
- the gtdA gene encoding gentisate 1,2-dioxygenase, producing the protein MEAVTKTPEREAFYRKIDGENLTALWTVMSDLITPEPKSACRPHLWKFDVIRDYMTEAGKLITAKEAERRVLVLENPGLRGQSKITTSLYAGVQMVVPGDVAPAHRHSQSALRFVLEGRGAHTAVDGERTAMEPGDFIITPSMTWHDHSNETNEPMFWLDGLDIPLVQFFDCSFAEGSKEDQQKITKPAGDSFARYGHNLLPVDVKRSSKTSPIFSYPYAHTREALEKARTSQEWDACHGLKLKFSNPETGDFAMPTIGTFIQLLPKGFKTARYRATDATVFCPIEGRGRSRIGDAVFEWGPRDLFVVPSWQWVTHEADEDAVLFSFSDRPVQQKLDLFREDRGNA; encoded by the coding sequence ATGGAAGCCGTAACCAAGACGCCCGAACGCGAGGCGTTCTACAGGAAGATCGACGGCGAGAATCTCACCGCGCTGTGGACGGTGATGAGCGATCTGATCACGCCGGAGCCGAAGAGCGCCTGCCGGCCGCATCTGTGGAAATTCGACGTCATCCGCGACTACATGACGGAAGCCGGCAAGCTCATCACAGCCAAGGAGGCCGAGCGACGCGTGCTGGTGCTGGAGAACCCGGGCCTGCGCGGCCAGTCCAAGATCACCACCTCGCTCTACGCCGGCGTGCAGATGGTCGTGCCAGGCGATGTCGCGCCCGCGCACCGGCACAGTCAGTCGGCACTGCGCTTCGTGCTCGAAGGCAGGGGCGCCCATACTGCGGTCGACGGAGAGCGCACCGCGATGGAACCCGGCGACTTCATCATCACGCCCTCGATGACGTGGCACGATCATTCCAACGAGACCAATGAGCCGATGTTCTGGCTCGATGGTCTCGACATTCCGCTGGTGCAGTTCTTCGACTGCTCCTTTGCGGAAGGCTCGAAGGAAGACCAGCAGAAGATCACAAAACCCGCCGGCGACAGCTTTGCGCGCTACGGCCACAACCTGCTGCCGGTCGATGTGAAACGCTCGTCCAAGACCTCACCGATCTTCAGTTATCCCTATGCCCACACCCGCGAGGCACTGGAGAAGGCCAGGACGAGCCAGGAGTGGGACGCCTGTCACGGGTTGAAGCTGAAATTCAGCAATCCCGAGACCGGCGATTTCGCCATGCCGACCATCGGGACGTTCATCCAGCTGCTCCCGAAGGGTTTTAAAACTGCACGCTATCGTGCGACGGATGCGACGGTGTTCTGCCCGATTGAAGGACGCGGTCGCAGCCGCATCGGCGATGCCGTGTTCGAATGGGGGCCGCGCGACCTGTTCGTGGTGCCGAGCTGGCAATGGGTGACGCACGAGGCGGACGAGGACGCCGTGCTGTTCAGCTTCTCGGACCGACCGGTGCAGCAGAAGCTGGACCTGTTCCGCGAGGATCGCGGCAACGCGTGA
- the maiA gene encoding maleylacetoacetate isomerase has translation MKLHGYFRSSAAYRVRIALNLKGLGAEHLTHHLRKGEQCAPSYLAINPQGLVPALENDTGAVLTQSVAIIEWLDETHPNPPLLPKDPLRRAKVRAFALAIACDTHPVQNLKVLVRLRELGLAEDKVQEWAAWVNREGLSACETLVKDEPGPFCFGDAPTLADLCLVPQLANARRFGVDVSAYPRLLEAEAAAKALAAFADAAPEKQPDAE, from the coding sequence ATGAAGCTGCATGGCTATTTCCGCTCCAGCGCCGCCTACCGCGTGCGAATTGCGCTGAATCTCAAGGGCCTCGGCGCCGAGCATCTGACGCATCATCTTCGCAAGGGCGAGCAATGCGCCCCCAGCTATCTCGCCATCAATCCGCAGGGCCTCGTACCGGCTCTGGAAAACGATACGGGCGCGGTGCTGACCCAGTCAGTCGCCATCATCGAATGGCTCGACGAAACCCACCCCAATCCGCCGCTGCTGCCGAAGGATCCGCTGCGGCGCGCCAAGGTGAGGGCGTTCGCGCTGGCGATCGCCTGCGACACCCATCCCGTGCAGAACCTGAAGGTGCTGGTGCGGCTGCGCGAGCTTGGCCTTGCCGAGGATAAAGTCCAGGAATGGGCGGCGTGGGTCAACCGCGAGGGCCTGTCGGCCTGCGAGACGCTGGTCAAGGATGAGCCGGGGCCGTTCTGCTTTGGCGATGCGCCGACGCTCGCCGATCTCTGTCTGGTGCCGCAACTGGCCAATGCGCGCCGTTTCGGTGTCGATGTCTCGGCCTATCCGCGCCTGCTGGAGGCCGAGGCCGCAGCCAAGGCTTTGGCCGCCTTCGCCGACGCTGCGCCGGAGAAGCAGCCCGATGCCGAGTAA
- a CDS encoding MarR family winged helix-turn-helix transcriptional regulator, whose product MPSKPLPPITMEAVYAAPGYLFRRMQQIAVSIFMEECKAFDLTPVQYAALIAIHTHPGIDATRLSAVIAFDRSTLGSVIERLLAKGYVERKPAPEDKRIKLLYLTKPGAAILREIIPAVERAQARMLEPLKPADRKALLALMSQFVDLNNEASRVPLRAEDALEHLGKAG is encoded by the coding sequence ATGCCGAGTAAGCCTCTTCCTCCGATCACGATGGAGGCGGTCTATGCCGCGCCGGGTTATCTGTTCCGGCGCATGCAGCAGATTGCGGTCTCGATCTTCATGGAAGAGTGCAAGGCGTTCGATCTCACGCCAGTGCAATATGCGGCGCTGATCGCGATTCACACCCATCCCGGCATCGATGCGACGCGGCTGTCGGCGGTGATCGCTTTCGACCGCTCCACGCTCGGCAGCGTGATCGAGCGGCTCCTGGCCAAGGGCTATGTCGAGCGCAAGCCGGCGCCGGAGGACAAGCGGATCAAGCTGCTCTATTTGACCAAGCCGGGCGCTGCGATCCTGCGCGAGATCATCCCCGCGGTCGAGCGCGCCCAGGCGCGCATGCTGGAGCCGCTGAAGCCCGCCGATCGCAAGGCGTTGCTGGCGCTGATGTCGCAGTTCGTCGATCTCAACAACGAAGCCTCGCGCGTGCCGCTGCGGGCCGAGGATGCGCTGGAGCATCTGGGCAAGGCGGGGTGA